From Quercus lobata isolate SW786 chromosome 1, ValleyOak3.0 Primary Assembly, whole genome shotgun sequence, one genomic window encodes:
- the LOC115951891 gene encoding uncharacterized protein LOC115951891, producing the protein MNIVIWNCRGALKPSFQKHVRDLAAQHDPAIFVVMETHTGGDRAKEIIERLPFQGAIHTDTIGLIGGLWLLWDPDRVEITNLASTEQEIHVLVKVRSSNLSWFFTAIYASPRLRERHFLWNNLSTIANTHNLPWLMAGDFNELLSTNDKLGGRPLIPSRVSAFKECLDFCNMADLGFQGPRFTWTNKNDLSSLIQERLDRFFANPDWCLTYPEAQVSHLARCLSDHCPILLELHPQNTFRLPRPFRFQSFWLSDSSFSNIVRNAWANQSNLVQATTTFVREAQVWNREHFGNILVKKKRLLARLLGIQKALATSPNLFLVNLDKQLQGELNKGLNNEEELWAMKSRIN; encoded by the coding sequence ATGAATATAGTTATCTGGAACTGTAGGGGGGCATTGAAGCCTTCCTTTCAAAAACACGTTAGAGATTTGGCTGCTCAGCATGATCCGGCTATTTTTGTTGTGATGGAAACCCACACTGGAGGTGATAGAGCCAAAGAAATTATTGAGAGGCTTCCCTTTCAAGGAGCTATCCACACTGATACCATAGGTCTTATTGGTGGCCTGTGGCTTCTTTGGGACCCTGACAGGGTAGAGATCACCAACCTGGCTAGCACAGAGCAAGAAATTCATGTCCTAGTTAAGGTGAGATCTTCTAATCTTAGTTGGTTTTTTACGGCtatttatgctagtcctagaCTTAGAGAAAGACATTTTCTCtggaataatttatctactatAGCTAATACCCATAATTTGCCTTGGTTAATGGCTGGTGACTTTAATGAATTACTCTCTACTAATGACAAGTTAGGTGGTAGACCCCTTATACCCTCTAGGGTCAGTGCCTTTAAAGAATGTCTTGACTTCTGCAACATGGCTGATCTCGGCTTCCAAGGTCCGAGATTCACATGGActaataaaaatgatttaagCTCTCTCATTCAGGAAAGACTTGATAGGTTTTTCGCCAACCCTGATTGGTGTTTGACGTATCCAGAGGCCCAAGTTTCGCATCTTGCGAGGTGCCTCTCGGATCATTGCCCAATTCTTCTTGAGCTTCATCCCCAAAACACCTTTAGGTTGCCCAGACCTTTTCGGTTCCAGAGTTTCTGGCTTTCGGATTCCTCCTTTTCGAATATTGTTCGTAATGCTTGGGCTAATCAGTCCAATCTTGTCCAAGCAACTACTACCTTTGTGAGAGAAGCCCAAGTCTGGAACAGGGAGCACTTTGGGAATATTCTTGTTAAGAAGAAAAGATTGCTGGCTAGATTATTGGGCATTCAGAAAGCTTTGGCAACCAGCCCAAATTTGTTTCTTGTCAATCTGGACAAACAGCTTCAAGGAGAGCTTAACAAGGGGTTGAATAATGAAGAAGAATTATGGGCGATGAAATCCCGCATCAATTAG